The Acidimicrobiia bacterium genome includes the window TGTCGGCGTGGTCGAGACCGCGGACGTACGCGACCACGTCGTCGAGCTGCTGCTGGTCGAGCGCGGCCTCGCCGAATGCCGGCATCGGCTCGGGACCGGTGCGCACCGCCTCCGCGATCTGCGTCGGCGTCGACGCGAACAGCGACGGGGCCTCGCGCTCTTGCAGCGCGCCGCCGGTGCCGGCCCACGCGTGGCAGGCCGCGCAGTTCAACCGGTACAGCACGCCGCCCGCTGCGAGGTTCGCGTGCGCGGTCGACACCTCGGGGATCGGCAGCCCGCCGCCCGTGAGCTTCGCGACGTACGCGACCAGCTCCTTGATCTCCGTCGGCGAGTACTTCGGAGTCTTCCGGCTGATGCGGCCGCTGCTCCGGTGGTTCGGCGCGAGCGGCATGCGTCCCGTCGAGACCCAGTAGTCGATCGCCGCGGCGCCGACGCCCTCGAGCGACGGGCCCTGCGCGGTGCCCGTCCCCTTCGCGCCGTGACAGACCGCGCAGTCGGACAGGAACACGCTCTGGATCGATGTGCTCGGCTCGTTGGTGAAGGTCTGCTCACGCGCGCTCGCCGGGTGGACGACGAGCAGCACGACGACTCCGATCGCGCACGGCAGCGCGACGAAAAGGGCGCCGATCGGTGCGCGCAGTCGTCGCTCTCGCCGTCGCCGGCTCGGGCGGTCGCCGGGCGACACGTTCATGCAACCTCCGTGGGCCCACCGGGGCGGTTCGCCCCTGACGTGTGCCCAGGGGGCGGGCCGGTGAAACGCCGTCGCGACGGGATACCGTCGGGTCGGAGAATCGGGGGAGAGGGTTGCGATGAGGTGGCGAGCTCGTGGGTCCGGCGTCGCGCTCGTCGCGGCGCTCGTGATGGCGTCGCTGGCGATCGGCACGAACGGCGCGAGTGGGTCGACGGCGGTGCCGAGCACGCGCGCCGAGACGCTGCCCGCGGGGTTCACCGACGTGCTCGTCGCGACGATGGATCGACCGGTCGCGCTCGCGCCGACGCCCGACGGGCGCATCCTCGTCGTCGACCAAGCGGGGCTCGTGCGCGTGATCGATCACGGCACCTTGTTGCCGGCACCCGCGCTGAACATCTCGGCCAAGGTCTGCGCGACGAACAGCGAGCGCGGGATGCTCGGCATCGCCGTCGATCCGCACTTCGCGAAGAACGGCTTCGTGTACCTCTATTACACGTTCAAGAAGTTCGCGAAGTGCAAGAACGACATCGCCGACGTTCCCGTCAATCGTGTCGCGCGCTTCACCATGACCGGAGACACGATCGATCCCGCGAGCGAGAAGGTCCTCATCGACGGGATGAAGTCGTTCCACGGCAACCACAACGCGGGTGATCTCGGTTTCGGCAAGGACGGCATGCTGTACGCGAGCGTCGGCGACGGCGGCTGCGACTACCGCGTCGGACTGACCGCGTGCGAACCCGACAACCCGATCGCGCAGTCGCTCGACACGCTGCAGGGCAAGGTGTTGCGCATCACGCCTGCGGGCGGCATCCCGAAGGACAACCCGTTCGTCGGTGCGGGCACCGCGCGCTGCAACCACGGTCCGGTCGCGTCCGGAACGATCTGCCGCGAGATCTACCTGTACGGATTGCGGAACCCGTTCCGCTTCGCCTTCGACCCGAACGCCTCGGGTACGCGGCTGTTCGTCGACGACACCGGTGAAGCGACGTGGGAAGAGGTCGACGCGGCGAGCGCGGGTGCGAACTTCGGCTGGAACGTTCGCGAAGGACCGTGCGCGCAAGGTTCGACGACCGACTGCGGCCCGCCTCCGGCCGGGATGACCAACCCCACGTTCGCGTACCAGCACGCGACGACGCATTGCGGCGCGATCACGGGTGGCGCCTTCGTGCCCGACGGCCTCTGGGCCCCGGCGTACGACGGGAGCTACCTCCTCGGCGACTACGTGTGCAATCGCATCTATCGCATCGTGCCGAAACGCGGCGGAGGCTGGAAGTCGAGCGTGTTCGCGCGCGGCATCGCACTCGGCGGACCGATCGCGATGCGGTTCGCCCCCTACGCGCAGTCGACGGCGCTCTACTACACGACGTACACGACCGACTCGACGCACGGTCAGGTTCGAGTCATCGCGCCGCAGTAGTCGGCGCGATGACTTCGCGCGCCGCGAGCGGTGATGCGGGCGCGCACTTGCGTTGACGGTGTGGCGAGAGAGTTGGAACGCGCGCCGCTGGCCCTCTCCTTGTTCACGCGAACGTTGGTACCAGTTGTTGACAATGTGTCGCGCGGTCGTCAAGCTCCCGCCGAGCCGAAGCGCTGTGGGGCGCGCAGCGGATCAGGTCCAGCGTGCGTACGAGGGTTGCCCGGAAACGGGCTTCCATCACGCGCGTCGAACACGGAGGGGGATCCATGGCGTACGCCCGTAAGTTCGTCGCGGTCGCGACAGTGATCGCGACCGGCGCGGTGATCGCGTTACAAGGGGGAACCGGAGTCGCGGTCACGAAGGCGGCCGCGCGCGACGGCGGTCCCGCGCGCACGGCCCAGACAGTCGACAAGTCGCAGACGCCGCTGGCGGTGCGTGATCACAGCGCCAAGCTCGTCGGGCGCCTGTCGCGCGCGCAGCGGCTGCGCGTGACGCTCGGGATCGAGCCGAGCGACGAGGCCGGCGCCGAGCAGTACGCGCGCGCCGTGCAGGACCGGAGCTCAGCGCTCTACCGCCACTTCCTGACGGCCACGGAGTGGAACTCGCGCTTCTCGCCGACGAAGGCGTCGGAGCAGAAGGTCGTCGACTGGGTTCGCGCGCGTGGGCTCACCGTGACCAAGCGCTACCCGAACCGCCTGCTGGTCGACATCGACGGCACCGCGGCGCAGCTCGAGTCCGCGTTCGGCGTGACGCTCAACGACTACACGCTGAACGGGCGCAGCGTCTTCTCGAACGATCGCGACCCGGTGGTGCCGAGCGCGCTGCGCTCGATCGTCACGTCGGTCGGCGGTCTCGACAACGTCGCGACGCTCACGTCCGCCGCCGGAGGCGCCGGCCCGTCGACGCGGTACTCGGCGGGTCCGCAGGTGCAGGCCGCGGGCTCGATCCAGAAGAACGGCAGCCAGGCGAAGCTCGACGCGGCGATGCGCGCCAAGAAGGGCAACGTCCCCGCGATCAGCAACGGCAACTACGACCCGACCGACATCTACACGTCCCAGGCCTACGACGAGGACGCGCTGCACAAGCAGAGCAACTGCTGCAACCCGTTCCACAACCCGAGCACGCAGTCGCCGGCCCAGACGTCGATCGCGATCATCAGCGCCGGCGTGGTCCAGAGCAGCGACGTCCTGGGATTCCAGGCCGCGTACCCGTACCTCGCGGTCAGTGGCAACTTCATCAACGTCGGCGGCACGCCGACGTCGGGTGACTACGAAGGCACGATGGACTTCGAGTGGGCGATGTCGCTCGCGAACAGCTTCGGCTGCTTCTGCGACACCGCGCACATCTGGATGTACGACGGTGTGAACGCGGCGTTCTCGACGTTCGACAGCATGTACAACCAGGTCCTCACCGACAATCACGCCAAGGTCGTGAGCTCGAGCTGGGGTTGCGCGGAGATCTACTGCACGCCCGACGCAACGATGAACACCGATCACGCGATCTTCAACTCGATGATCGCCCAGGGCTTCACGCTGTTGAACTCGTCCGGCGACCGCGGTGCGTACGCCGACTGTTCGCACGTGAGCGTGTCGTTCCCCGCGTCGGATACGAACTGGTTAGCGATCGGCGCGACGAACCTCGAGCTGAACAGCTCGAGCCAGTACGTCTCGCAGACCGCGTGGGGCGATGTCGGAAACTGCGCGGGCAACGGCGGTGGGACCGGCGGTGGCTGCAGCGCCAAGTACGCGGCTCCCGCATACCAGTCGTCCATCTCGTCGTTCTGCGGCTCGACCGCCAAGGCGCTACCCGACGTCTCGCTGAACGGAGACTGGTTCAACAGCCCCCAGAACGTCTATTACGGCGGAAGCTTCAGTGGGAACGGGGGCACGAGTATCTCCGCGCCCATGTTCGCGGGCTTCATGGCCCAGGTGAACTCGTACGGTCTCGAGCTCGGCAACATCTGTGGCGGCGGCACACTGCCGTGCTCGCCGATCGGCCAGGCGGGTACTCAGCTCTACCTCGCCGCGAACACGCACGCCGCGCAGGGCAAGAACGCCTTCTACGACATCACCTCGGGCTCCACGACCAACGAGATCGGCGCAGGTTTCAACGCGATCCCGGGTTACGACCGCGCGAGCGGCTGGGGCACGCCGAACATGCTCCAGCTCGCGTGGGCCATGAACTACTGGAACATGCCCGAGGCGTCGGCGCCGCTCGTGACCTTGTCGGGTCCGTCGACGAGCGGCTGGGTCACCGGTGGAACGATCTCGTGGAGCATCGTCGACCAGGGCTCACCGGCGTCGGGTGTGTCCGGCTACACCGCCCAGTGGGACGCCGATCCCGGCGACCCGTCGTCGGCGGCCACGCCGGGATCGGGCAACTCGTTCTACACCGGACCCGCCTCGGCGCACGGCGCGACGAGCGGTTCGACCGGTGTCGTCGACGGTTGCCACACGCTCTACGTCCGCGCGTGGGACAACATCGGTGAGTCGGCCGTCAGCACCTACGGACCCGTGTGCGTCGACGCGACCAAGCCGACGATCGACACCGTTCCCAAGGTGTCGCTCATCCAGAACTCGACGGTCACCGCGAACGACGTTCCGGTGAAGATCACCTGGACCGGGAGCGACAGCCAGAGCGGCGTGAAGAACTACCGGCTCCAGGAGAGCCTCGACGGCGGCGCGTACAGCAACGTCGGCGCGCTGCTCACCACGACGAGCAAGGTGCTCTCCCTGCCCGCCGGCCATGCGTACCGATTCCGTGTGCGCGCGACCGACAACGTCGGCAACACGTCCACGTACAAGCTCGGCAAGACCTTCCA containing:
- a CDS encoding c-type cytochrome encodes the protein MNVSPGDRPSRRRRERRLRAPIGALFVALPCAIGVVVLLVVHPASAREQTFTNEPSTSIQSVFLSDCAVCHGAKGTGTAQGPSLEGVGAAAIDYWVSTGRMPLAPNHRSSGRISRKTPKYSPTEIKELVAYVAKLTGGGLPIPEVSTAHANLAAGGVLYRLNCAACHAWAGTGGALQEREAPSLFASTPTQIAEAVRTGPEPMPAFGEAALDQQQLDDVVAYVRGLDHADNRGGNPLGHAGPLAEGAVAIILGLGALLIAARLIGTRT
- a CDS encoding PQQ-dependent sugar dehydrogenase gives rise to the protein MRWRARGSGVALVAALVMASLAIGTNGASGSTAVPSTRAETLPAGFTDVLVATMDRPVALAPTPDGRILVVDQAGLVRVIDHGTLLPAPALNISAKVCATNSERGMLGIAVDPHFAKNGFVYLYYTFKKFAKCKNDIADVPVNRVARFTMTGDTIDPASEKVLIDGMKSFHGNHNAGDLGFGKDGMLYASVGDGGCDYRVGLTACEPDNPIAQSLDTLQGKVLRITPAGGIPKDNPFVGAGTARCNHGPVASGTICREIYLYGLRNPFRFAFDPNASGTRLFVDDTGEATWEEVDAASAGANFGWNVREGPCAQGSTTDCGPPPAGMTNPTFAYQHATTHCGAITGGAFVPDGLWAPAYDGSYLLGDYVCNRIYRIVPKRGGGWKSSVFARGIALGGPIAMRFAPYAQSTALYYTTYTTDSTHGQVRVIAPQ
- a CDS encoding protease pro-enzyme activation domain-containing protein, translating into MAYARKFVAVATVIATGAVIALQGGTGVAVTKAAARDGGPARTAQTVDKSQTPLAVRDHSAKLVGRLSRAQRLRVTLGIEPSDEAGAEQYARAVQDRSSALYRHFLTATEWNSRFSPTKASEQKVVDWVRARGLTVTKRYPNRLLVDIDGTAAQLESAFGVTLNDYTLNGRSVFSNDRDPVVPSALRSIVTSVGGLDNVATLTSAAGGAGPSTRYSAGPQVQAAGSIQKNGSQAKLDAAMRAKKGNVPAISNGNYDPTDIYTSQAYDEDALHKQSNCCNPFHNPSTQSPAQTSIAIISAGVVQSSDVLGFQAAYPYLAVSGNFINVGGTPTSGDYEGTMDFEWAMSLANSFGCFCDTAHIWMYDGVNAAFSTFDSMYNQVLTDNHAKVVSSSWGCAEIYCTPDATMNTDHAIFNSMIAQGFTLLNSSGDRGAYADCSHVSVSFPASDTNWLAIGATNLELNSSSQYVSQTAWGDVGNCAGNGGGTGGGCSAKYAAPAYQSSISSFCGSTAKALPDVSLNGDWFNSPQNVYYGGSFSGNGGTSISAPMFAGFMAQVNSYGLELGNICGGGTLPCSPIGQAGTQLYLAANTHAAQGKNAFYDITSGSTTNEIGAGFNAIPGYDRASGWGTPNMLQLAWAMNYWNMPEASAPLVTLSGPSTSGWVTGGTISWSIVDQGSPASGVSGYTAQWDADPGDPSSAATPGSGNSFYTGPASAHGATSGSTGVVDGCHTLYVRAWDNIGESAVSTYGPVCVDATKPTIDTVPKVSLIQNSTVTANDVPVKITWTGSDSQSGVKNYRLQESLDGGAYSNVGALLTTTSKVLSLPAGHAYRFRVRATDNVGNTSTYKLGKTFHVNLYEENNGAIAYTTGWTRIAQAGASAGHVKEASLAGKKATFTFSGTQVGFVTNVASTNGSATIAIDGGSAATVNTHATGGPGIVRFVKLSGGPGSHTLVLTVSGTAGHPKIDVDAFAVIS